A single Lolium perenne isolate Kyuss_39 chromosome 6, Kyuss_2.0, whole genome shotgun sequence DNA region contains:
- the LOC127308668 gene encoding uncharacterized protein isoform X1, with protein MTPDLTDDLIDEVLLRLPPEDPGCLFRACLVCKRWRGLLTGTAFASRYRHFHRAPPLLGFFENQFLGCWFAAPSSATSPVPPIHPAHRSLDALDARHGLVLLDVSDPRDGLAVWDPLRRRQWDLPFPYLPGSVLGFHVHTYSAAVLCAADGCDHLDCRHTHGDGDGPFRVACVCEDDENGTFYASMYSSEASAWSPVTSAEHPAAAATSLNTKPKLLVGDALYFTCHCESATVMILRYDVASHGLSIFDGPAASQANYNQYVLVETGDGALGFASVQGSQLCLWSTEASADGRAVTWARQRAIELETLLPLLAFSAELYVTGFTEGVGVIVLTCAGTFTIELKSGRVKNVPGTGGILHAFPYTSFYTPDQAGGIMPYLPMSSSENSEAAQDLLLQQASMEASEVREPGKEEDEWEEDDDDEEEGEWKEDDDDEEEGEWTEDDDDEEEGEWAEDDDDEEEGGWKEDDDDEESGEELEKDLEHAHNLFGMWSKAIDIGDFNCAVLLAVSTLQCRFSCHGRLSPKCAYTYYIYGCTLLYKPLPDSKPSSGRDDVENVMPLSDNLDFDLALKMLHIASTILEKCPGSSMEKVKVFSALADVKIMSALGRGSLEREDIDYSLRVCFKALAISEHLIQPDNYWIIKLNISICLIYELASNIGDAVAYCAKAISVCKSRVSNLKNGNEALLLDNGDNAPAAEAGSERSALSYELEFLTGMSCKLEKKLEHLEQAIPTPATEASGEQNVGDATPRAASSTPVSDLLQLLSTFDPVLRKTSCMPIWPELQNV; from the exons ATGACGCCGGACCTAACGGACGACCTCATCGACGAAGTCCTGCTCCGCCTCCCGCCGGAGGACCCCGGCTGCCTCTTCCGCGCCTGCCTGGTCTGCAAGCGCTGGCGCGGCCTCCTCACCGGCACCGCCTTCGCCAGCCGCTACCGCCACTTCCACCGCGCGCCGCCGCTGCTGGGCTTCTTCGAGAACCAGTTCCTCGGCTGCTGGTTCGCCGCcccctcctccgccacctccccCGTGCCCCCGATCCACCCCGCCCACCGAAGCCTCGACGCGCTCGACGCCCGCCACGGCCTCGTCCTCCTCGACGTCAGCGACCCGCGCGACGGCCTCGCCGTCTGGGACCCGCTCCGCCGCCGCCAGTGGGATCTCCCCTTCCCGTACCTACCCGGGTCGGTGCTGGGGTTCCATGTCCACACGTACAGCGCGGCGGTGCTCTGCGCTGCGGACGGCTGCGACCACCTGGACTGCCGCCACAcacacggcgacggcgacggcccgTTCCGCGTCGCCTGTGTGTGCGAAGACGACGAAAATGGGACGTTCTATGCCTCCATGTACTCCTCGGAGGCCAGTGCGTGGAGCCCCGTGACCTCTGCCGAGcaccctgctgctgctgctacaaGCCTCAACACCAAGCCCAAACTACTCGTGGGAGATGCACTCTACTTCACCTGCCACTGCGAGTCGGCAACAGTGATGATTCTCCGGTACGACGTGGCCAGCCATGGACTGTCAATCTTCGATGGGCCGGCCGCGAGCCAGGCTAACTACAACCAGTATGTGCTTGTGGAGACGGGCGACGGTGCGCTGGGGTTCGCCAGTGTGCAGGGGTCCCAGCTTTGCTTGTGGTCGACGGAGGCTAGTGCTGACGGAAGAGCTGTGACATGGGCGCGGCAGAGAGCCATTGAGCTCGAGACGCTGCTCCCGCTGCTTGCCTTCTCTGCTGAGCTCTATGTGACTGGCTTCACCGAGGGAGTTGGTGTCATTGTCCTGACATGTGCTGGCACCTTCACGATTGAGCTCAAGTCAGGCCGAGTCAAGAATGTACCTGGAACTGGAGGAATTCTCCATGCCTTTCCATACACCAGCTTCTACACCCCAG ATCAAGCTGGGGGAATAATGCCATATTTACCAATGTCCTCCTCGGAGAACAGTGAAGCGGCCCAGGATCTGCTTTTGCAACAGGCTAGTATGGAGGCAAGCGAAGTGAGGGAACCGgggaaggaggaggatgaatgggaagaggatgacgatgacgaggaggagggtgaatggaaagaggatgatgatgacgaggaggagggcgAATGGacagaggatgacgatgacgaggaggagggcgAATGGgcagaggatgacgatgacgaggaggagggcggatggaaagaggatgacgatgacgaggAGTCGGGAGAGGAATTGGAGAAAGACCTAGAACATGCACATAATTTGTTTGGCATGTGGTCCAAGGCCATTGATATTGGGGACTTCAACTGTGCCGTATTACTCGCCGTCAGCACTCTCCAGTGCAG GTTTTCATGTCATGGGAGACTTTCTCCGAAGTGTGCTTACACATACTATATATATGGATGTACTTTGCTATACAAACCTCTACCTGACAGCAAACCATCTTCGGGGAGAGATGATGTTGAAAATGTGATGCCATTATCTGATAACCTCG ATTTTGATCTGGCCTTGAAAATGTTGCATATTGCGAGCACAATACTTGAGAAGTGCCCTGGCAGCAGTATGGAGAAAGTTAAAGTATTTTCTGCTCTTGCCGACGTTAAAATCATGTCTGCTCTTGGTAGGGGCTCCTTGGAAAGAG AAGACATAGACTACTCATTACGTGTGTGCTTCAAAGCTCTAGCCATCTCGGAGCATTTGATTCAGCCTGACAATTATTGGATTATCAAACT AAACATCAGCATATGTTTGATCTATGAGTTGGCATCCAATATTGGAGACGCTGTCGCGTATTGTGCAAAGGCTATTTCAGTTTGCAAGTCACGTGTATCCAACCTGAAAAATGGAAACGAAGCTTTGTTGCTGGACAACGGTGATAATGCGCCTGCTGCTGAAGCAGGCTCAGAAAGATCTGCTCTCAGTTATGAGCTAGAGTTTCTTACTGGCATGTCATGCAAACTTGAGAAGAAG CTTGAACACCTGGAGCAAGCAATCCCAACCCCAGCTACAGAGGCAAGTGGTGAGCAGAATGTTGGCGATGCTACGCCAAGAGCTGCATCCTCGACTCCTGTTAGTGACTTGTTGCAACTTCTTAGCACATTTGATCCCGTCTTGCGTAAAACAAGCTGCATGCCTATTTGGCCAGAGCTGCAAAATGTCTAG
- the LOC127308668 gene encoding uncharacterized protein isoform X2, translating to MTPDLTDDLIDEVLLRLPPEDPGCLFRACLVCKRWRGLLTGTAFASRYRHFHRAPPLLGFFENQFLGCWFAAPSSATSPVPPIHPAHRSLDALDARHGLVLLDVSDPRDGLAVWDPLRRRQWDLPFPYLPGSVLGFHVHTYSAAVLCAADGCDHLDCRHTHGDGDGPFRVACVCEDDENGTFYASMYSSEASAWSPVTSAEHPAAAATSLNTKPKLLVGDALYFTCHCESATVMILRYDVASHGLSIFDGPAASQANYNQYVLVETGDGALGFASVQGSQLCLWSTEASADGRAVTWARQRAIELETLLPLLAFSAELYVTGFTEGVGVIVLTCAGTFTIELKSGRVKNVPGTGGILHAFPYTSFYTPDQAGGIMPYLPMSSSENSEAAQDLLLQQASMEASEVREPGKEEDEWEEDDDDEEEGEWKEDDDDEEEGEWTEDDDDEEEGEWAEDDDDEEEGGWKEDDDDEESGEELEKDLEHAHNLFGMWSKAIDIGDFNCAVLLAVSTLQCRFSCHGRLSPKCAYTYYIYGCTLLYKPLPDSKPSSGRDDVENVMPLSDNLDFDLALKMLHIASTILEKCPGSSMEKVKVFSALADVKIMSALGRGSLEREDIDYSLRVCFKALAISEHLIQPDNYWIIKLICLIYELASNIGDAVAYCAKAISVCKSRVSNLKNGNEALLLDNGDNAPAAEAGSERSALSYELEFLTGMSCKLEKKLEHLEQAIPTPATEASGEQNVGDATPRAASSTPVSDLLQLLSTFDPVLRKTSCMPIWPELQNV from the exons ATGACGCCGGACCTAACGGACGACCTCATCGACGAAGTCCTGCTCCGCCTCCCGCCGGAGGACCCCGGCTGCCTCTTCCGCGCCTGCCTGGTCTGCAAGCGCTGGCGCGGCCTCCTCACCGGCACCGCCTTCGCCAGCCGCTACCGCCACTTCCACCGCGCGCCGCCGCTGCTGGGCTTCTTCGAGAACCAGTTCCTCGGCTGCTGGTTCGCCGCcccctcctccgccacctccccCGTGCCCCCGATCCACCCCGCCCACCGAAGCCTCGACGCGCTCGACGCCCGCCACGGCCTCGTCCTCCTCGACGTCAGCGACCCGCGCGACGGCCTCGCCGTCTGGGACCCGCTCCGCCGCCGCCAGTGGGATCTCCCCTTCCCGTACCTACCCGGGTCGGTGCTGGGGTTCCATGTCCACACGTACAGCGCGGCGGTGCTCTGCGCTGCGGACGGCTGCGACCACCTGGACTGCCGCCACAcacacggcgacggcgacggcccgTTCCGCGTCGCCTGTGTGTGCGAAGACGACGAAAATGGGACGTTCTATGCCTCCATGTACTCCTCGGAGGCCAGTGCGTGGAGCCCCGTGACCTCTGCCGAGcaccctgctgctgctgctacaaGCCTCAACACCAAGCCCAAACTACTCGTGGGAGATGCACTCTACTTCACCTGCCACTGCGAGTCGGCAACAGTGATGATTCTCCGGTACGACGTGGCCAGCCATGGACTGTCAATCTTCGATGGGCCGGCCGCGAGCCAGGCTAACTACAACCAGTATGTGCTTGTGGAGACGGGCGACGGTGCGCTGGGGTTCGCCAGTGTGCAGGGGTCCCAGCTTTGCTTGTGGTCGACGGAGGCTAGTGCTGACGGAAGAGCTGTGACATGGGCGCGGCAGAGAGCCATTGAGCTCGAGACGCTGCTCCCGCTGCTTGCCTTCTCTGCTGAGCTCTATGTGACTGGCTTCACCGAGGGAGTTGGTGTCATTGTCCTGACATGTGCTGGCACCTTCACGATTGAGCTCAAGTCAGGCCGAGTCAAGAATGTACCTGGAACTGGAGGAATTCTCCATGCCTTTCCATACACCAGCTTCTACACCCCAG ATCAAGCTGGGGGAATAATGCCATATTTACCAATGTCCTCCTCGGAGAACAGTGAAGCGGCCCAGGATCTGCTTTTGCAACAGGCTAGTATGGAGGCAAGCGAAGTGAGGGAACCGgggaaggaggaggatgaatgggaagaggatgacgatgacgaggaggagggtgaatggaaagaggatgatgatgacgaggaggagggcgAATGGacagaggatgacgatgacgaggaggagggcgAATGGgcagaggatgacgatgacgaggaggagggcggatggaaagaggatgacgatgacgaggAGTCGGGAGAGGAATTGGAGAAAGACCTAGAACATGCACATAATTTGTTTGGCATGTGGTCCAAGGCCATTGATATTGGGGACTTCAACTGTGCCGTATTACTCGCCGTCAGCACTCTCCAGTGCAG GTTTTCATGTCATGGGAGACTTTCTCCGAAGTGTGCTTACACATACTATATATATGGATGTACTTTGCTATACAAACCTCTACCTGACAGCAAACCATCTTCGGGGAGAGATGATGTTGAAAATGTGATGCCATTATCTGATAACCTCG ATTTTGATCTGGCCTTGAAAATGTTGCATATTGCGAGCACAATACTTGAGAAGTGCCCTGGCAGCAGTATGGAGAAAGTTAAAGTATTTTCTGCTCTTGCCGACGTTAAAATCATGTCTGCTCTTGGTAGGGGCTCCTTGGAAAGAG AAGACATAGACTACTCATTACGTGTGTGCTTCAAAGCTCTAGCCATCTCGGAGCATTTGATTCAGCCTGACAATTATTGGATTATCAAACT CATATGTTTGATCTATGAGTTGGCATCCAATATTGGAGACGCTGTCGCGTATTGTGCAAAGGCTATTTCAGTTTGCAAGTCACGTGTATCCAACCTGAAAAATGGAAACGAAGCTTTGTTGCTGGACAACGGTGATAATGCGCCTGCTGCTGAAGCAGGCTCAGAAAGATCTGCTCTCAGTTATGAGCTAGAGTTTCTTACTGGCATGTCATGCAAACTTGAGAAGAAG CTTGAACACCTGGAGCAAGCAATCCCAACCCCAGCTACAGAGGCAAGTGGTGAGCAGAATGTTGGCGATGCTACGCCAAGAGCTGCATCCTCGACTCCTGTTAGTGACTTGTTGCAACTTCTTAGCACATTTGATCCCGTCTTGCGTAAAACAAGCTGCATGCCTATTTGGCCAGAGCTGCAAAATGTCTAG